Proteins encoded in a region of the Candidatus Marinarcus aquaticus genome:
- the waaA gene encoding lipid IV(A) 3-deoxy-D-manno-octulosonic acid transferase, which translates to MSLFSVIYYILASFVYLLALPYLIYKSRTLKYKHAIPAKFFLRNNPSFSDERVWFHCCSFGEVRALKPIVDSLDEEVNISVITNTGFEEAQKFKAQVRYLPFEIFLPFWVNKQKALFVLEAELWYMLFLWAQIKKTKTFLINARISDKSYASYKRFSFFYKRVFKHVNKVYAQSQLDKERLMELGASDVEVIGNIKLAQLPKISKALVKPEGFMITAGSTHDKEEAIILEAFDASLGRLVVVPRHPERFEQVHELMQAYAKKYNLSYHRYSQETHFNSDIVLVDAMGELINIYAISDCVILGGAFEKIGGHNPVEPAFFNCRIISGKAIFNQKPLFESIQNYTLVENDKLKEVLQNVHQLPQAKLVDIGSVEPIIKEINAIR; encoded by the coding sequence AACACGCCATTCCAGCCAAATTTTTTTTACGCAATAATCCCTCTTTTTCAGATGAAAGAGTCTGGTTTCATTGTTGTTCATTTGGTGAAGTAAGAGCGTTAAAACCCATCGTAGATAGTCTGGATGAAGAGGTCAACATCTCTGTGATTACCAACACAGGATTTGAAGAGGCACAAAAATTTAAAGCGCAAGTACGCTATTTGCCTTTTGAAATTTTTTTACCTTTTTGGGTAAACAAACAAAAAGCACTTTTTGTGTTAGAAGCAGAGCTTTGGTATATGCTCTTTTTATGGGCTCAAATTAAAAAGACGAAAACGTTTTTAATCAATGCACGCATTTCAGATAAATCGTATGCATCGTATAAACGATTTTCATTTTTTTACAAAAGAGTCTTTAAACACGTAAATAAAGTCTACGCACAAAGTCAATTGGATAAAGAGCGATTGATGGAGTTGGGTGCAAGTGATGTGGAAGTCATTGGCAATATCAAATTGGCACAACTTCCAAAAATAAGCAAAGCGTTAGTCAAACCAGAAGGGTTTATGATCACTGCTGGAAGCACACATGACAAAGAGGAAGCGATTATTTTAGAAGCTTTTGATGCCTCTTTAGGACGTTTGGTTGTGGTACCAAGACACCCTGAACGATTTGAGCAAGTACATGAGTTAATGCAAGCTTATGCCAAGAAGTATAATCTGAGTTATCACCGATACTCACAAGAAACACATTTTAACAGTGATATTGTATTGGTTGATGCAATGGGTGAGTTGATCAATATTTATGCCATCAGTGATTGCGTAATTTTAGGTGGGGCATTTGAAAAAATCGGGGGACACAATCCTGTGGAGCCTGCCTTTTTTAATTGTCGAATCATCAGTGGGAAAGCGATTTTTAACCAAAAACCGCTCTTTGAATCGATTCAAAACTATACCTTGGTTGAAAATGATAAACTAAAAGAGGTATTACAAAACGTGCACCAGTTACCACAAGCAAAACTGGTGGATATTGGTTCAGTAGAACCTATTATAAAGGAAATAAATGCAATACGATAA
- a CDS encoding pseudouridine synthase family protein, giving the protein MQYDKAYKLLAKQEGISNSKAKELMDKGLVYVGNKKVQIARGEIRVDTRFIVKEVANIKVIFQDDDIFVVDKPAFLTADEISKKYPEYILLNRLDKETSGVMLFAKNEAFQKRAIKEFKNNNVYKEYVAIVEGKVIEELEIDKPILTIKTKGVAKSKIDLKNGKSAKTTVYPLFVEGNKSKVKVVIDTGRTHQIRVHLNHLGLPIIGDATYGKPSANIKRVLLHSKITKIFDYSFEAREPREFNVFGLGQN; this is encoded by the coding sequence ATGCAATACGATAAAGCGTACAAACTGCTGGCTAAACAAGAGGGGATTTCAAACTCAAAAGCCAAAGAGCTCATGGACAAAGGTTTGGTCTATGTGGGAAATAAAAAAGTACAAATTGCACGAGGTGAGATTCGTGTGGATACTCGTTTTATAGTCAAAGAAGTCGCCAACATAAAAGTCATTTTCCAAGATGATGATATCTTTGTTGTGGATAAACCTGCTTTTTTAACAGCTGATGAAATCTCAAAAAAATATCCTGAGTATATTTTGCTGAACCGATTGGATAAAGAGACCAGTGGAGTGATGCTGTTTGCTAAAAATGAAGCGTTTCAAAAAAGAGCCATCAAAGAGTTTAAAAATAACAATGTCTATAAAGAGTATGTGGCGATTGTTGAAGGTAAAGTCATTGAAGAGCTAGAGATTGACAAACCAATTTTAACGATTAAAACCAAAGGGGTTGCAAAAAGTAAAATTGATTTAAAGAATGGAAAGTCGGCTAAAACAACGGTTTATCCACTTTTTGTTGAAGGGAATAAGTCTAAAGTAAAAGTGGTCATTGACACAGGACGAACGCACCAAATCAGGGTACACTTAAACCATTTAGGGCTTCCAATTATTGGAGATGCCACTTATGGAAAACCATCAGCAAATATCAAGCGAGTATTACTGCACTCTAAAATCACTAAGATTTTTGATTACAGCTTTGAAGCAAGAGAACCACGAGAGTTCAATGTCTTTGGTTTAGGACAAAATTAA
- the ffh gene encoding signal recognition particle protein, with translation MFDVLTGSFKNAVSKIRFKDDANALKKATTELRKSLLKADVHHKTTKELITNVELNTKQLGIGQESFLKSLQQELTNILTTNGNQGFVFSNTPPTTVLMTGLQGSGKTTTTGKLANYLKLRKKKVLVAACDLQRLAAVEQLKQIAEQIEVDIYFDDNEKNPVKIAKAAQEKAKKEHYDVLLVDTAGRLAIDAELMAQLSDVKKALSPNEIFYVADSLTGHDATKTATSFKEQIGIDGVILSKYDGDTKGGVALSIAHQVGVPLRFIGVGEKMPDIEVFIPDRIVSRLMGAGDMEGLAEKTAAIIDEKKAKEVSKKIKKGEFNFNDFLEQLNMMKKLGSMKSIIGMIPGLSQMAGPLKDMDFENSDELKRIKALIASMTPKERENPSLMNPSRKKRIATGSGLSEVQINKILKQFKNASKMAKKLSSKGGMKGLQNMMSQMQGMPGGMPNLPR, from the coding sequence TTGTTTGATGTATTAACCGGATCATTTAAAAATGCAGTCAGTAAAATCAGGTTTAAAGATGACGCGAATGCGTTAAAAAAAGCAACCACTGAATTACGTAAATCACTTTTAAAAGCCGATGTTCACCATAAAACAACCAAAGAATTGATTACTAATGTTGAACTCAATACCAAACAACTTGGAATTGGTCAAGAATCATTTTTAAAATCACTTCAACAAGAACTGACCAATATTTTAACGACCAATGGAAACCAAGGATTTGTGTTTTCAAATACACCTCCTACGACCGTATTAATGACAGGTTTGCAAGGAAGTGGTAAAACCACCACCACTGGTAAATTAGCAAACTATCTGAAACTAAGAAAGAAAAAAGTACTCGTTGCAGCGTGTGACTTACAACGACTTGCAGCAGTGGAACAACTCAAACAAATTGCTGAACAAATTGAAGTCGATATCTACTTTGATGACAATGAAAAAAATCCCGTTAAAATCGCAAAAGCAGCCCAAGAGAAAGCAAAAAAAGAGCACTATGATGTTCTTTTAGTCGATACAGCTGGTCGACTGGCCATTGATGCAGAGCTTATGGCACAACTTTCAGATGTAAAAAAAGCACTCTCTCCTAATGAAATTTTTTATGTTGCAGATTCATTAACGGGTCATGATGCAACCAAAACAGCCACATCATTTAAAGAACAAATTGGAATTGATGGGGTGATTTTATCAAAATATGATGGGGATACCAAAGGGGGAGTTGCACTTTCAATCGCTCACCAAGTAGGAGTTCCTTTAAGATTTATTGGTGTGGGTGAAAAGATGCCCGACATCGAAGTCTTTATTCCAGACAGAATTGTCTCTCGACTTATGGGAGCAGGGGACATGGAAGGTCTTGCAGAAAAAACAGCTGCCATCATCGATGAGAAAAAAGCCAAAGAGGTCTCTAAAAAAATTAAAAAGGGTGAGTTTAACTTCAATGATTTCTTAGAACAACTCAATATGATGAAAAAACTGGGAAGCATGAAATCAATTATTGGAATGATTCCCGGACTTTCACAAATGGCGGGTCCTTTAAAAGATATGGATTTTGAAAACTCGGATGAGCTTAAACGAATCAAAGCATTGATTGCTTCTATGACGCCAAAAGAGAGAGAAAATCCAAGCTTAATGAACCCAAGCAGAAAGAAAAGAATTGCAACAGGTTCAGGACTTTCAGAAGTGCAAATCAATAAAATCTTGAAGCAGTTTAAAAATGCCTCTAAAATGGCGAAAAAACTCTCAAGCAAAGGTGGCATGAAAGGACTTCAAAACATGATGTCTCAAATGCAAGGTATGCCCGGCGGAATGCCAAACTTACCACGATAA
- the rpsP gene encoding 30S ribosomal protein S16 — MTVIRLTRMGRNKKPFYRIVVTDSRKRRDSGWIESIGYYNPVVEPKVLKLDEERYNYWLSVGAKPSEKVKKLAAK, encoded by the coding sequence ATGACAGTAATCAGATTAACAAGAATGGGACGAAACAAAAAACCATTTTACAGAATCGTAGTAACAGACTCTAGAAAGAGAAGAGATTCAGGTTGGATTGAATCAATTGGATACTACAACCCAGTAGTTGAGCCAAAAGTATTAAAGCTTGACGAAGAGAGATATAACTACTGGTTAAGTGTTGGTGCAAAACCAAGTGAAAAAGTTAAAAAGCTAGCAGCTAAATAG
- a CDS encoding KH domain-containing protein, which translates to MITNFIENYAKLIVSFPEEITVTKEVIDDTFAEIVIHANSADIGKLIGKNGNMINAIKTMANGCKAKDGISYKIQVLANE; encoded by the coding sequence ATGATCACTAACTTTATTGAAAACTACGCAAAATTAATTGTGAGTTTTCCAGAAGAAATCACCGTGACAAAAGAGGTCATTGACGATACTTTTGCAGAGATTGTTATTCATGCAAACAGTGCGGACATTGGTAAACTTATTGGTAAAAATGGAAACATGATTAATGCCATTAAGACCATGGCCAATGGATGTAAAGCAAAAGATGGTATTTCTTACAAAATACAAGTTTTAGCAAACGAATAA
- the rimM gene encoding ribosome maturation factor RimM (Essential for efficient processing of 16S rRNA), whose amino-acid sequence MNNNDIYIGKIGKTVGLDGTVKVYLDSDFPEQFRKGISFHTNRKTSLTIKSYNASRGICTFESIDDVESAKKLVNLQLFTTIEQTRATCELQENEFFWFDLIGCKIVDNEKLELGVVNDIQRLPSSDYFEVITSSALVEKELPKNFLIPYIPMYVIKVDIENKTIYTQDCIYILENS is encoded by the coding sequence GTGAATAATAACGATATATACATTGGTAAAATAGGTAAAACTGTTGGTTTAGATGGCACTGTAAAGGTCTATTTAGACTCAGACTTTCCTGAACAATTTAGAAAAGGCATCTCTTTTCATACCAATAGAAAAACATCGTTAACCATTAAGTCCTATAATGCCTCAAGAGGGATTTGTACATTTGAAAGCATTGATGATGTAGAGAGTGCAAAAAAACTTGTAAATCTGCAACTGTTTACAACCATTGAACAAACCAGAGCAACTTGTGAACTTCAAGAGAATGAGTTTTTTTGGTTTGATTTGATTGGTTGTAAAATTGTAGATAATGAAAAGCTTGAGTTGGGTGTAGTAAATGACATCCAACGACTTCCAAGCAGTGATTATTTTGAAGTGATTACTTCATCTGCATTAGTGGAAAAAGAGCTTCCAAAAAACTTCTTAATACCTTACATTCCTATGTATGTAATTAAAGTGGATATAGAGAATAAAACCATCTATACCCAAGATTGTATCTATATTTTAGAAAACTCTTAA